The Mycolicibacterium flavescens genome has a segment encoding these proteins:
- a CDS encoding aminoglycoside phosphotransferase: MTAAELSLPRSWGEITPGWMTAALGKHFPGATVEDVSVALRDDGTNRRARLALKYSTGSGPKTVFAKAVDPDHAELVALTSGLFHEPRLFSSGVSLPLDHPTVYAALIDEPGSNFVMIMEDVVARGADPRDSTRPMSVEQVANGVRGLARMHSQFWGERLTANPALDWLEPFVAFEGLEHAPLDIARDRLGDTVSSQILGLSGTDLFVDIWARYIGTLTGSSTSAPTLLHGDPHIGNTYVLPDDEVGFLDWQMARRGNWSLDLGYFLQGALTIEDRRRAERDLLDEYRASLTLPAAELPSAEEVWLRYRASVAHGLAIWMATLSGGDGWQGADICLALAQRYSAAFIDLDTCAALAALD; this comes from the coding sequence ATGACCGCTGCCGAGCTGTCGCTTCCGCGCAGCTGGGGGGAGATCACACCGGGGTGGATGACGGCGGCGCTCGGGAAGCACTTCCCGGGCGCCACCGTCGAGGACGTCAGCGTCGCGCTGCGCGACGACGGCACCAATCGCCGGGCGCGGCTGGCGCTGAAGTATTCGACGGGGTCGGGTCCGAAGACGGTGTTCGCCAAGGCCGTCGACCCCGACCACGCCGAACTCGTCGCTCTCACCAGCGGCCTGTTCCACGAGCCGAGGCTGTTCAGTTCGGGTGTGTCGCTGCCGCTTGACCATCCGACCGTCTACGCCGCGTTGATCGACGAGCCCGGTTCGAACTTTGTGATGATCATGGAGGACGTCGTCGCGCGCGGCGCCGACCCCCGCGACTCCACCCGGCCGATGTCGGTCGAGCAGGTCGCCAACGGCGTCCGCGGACTGGCGCGCATGCACAGCCAGTTCTGGGGTGAGCGGCTGACCGCGAACCCGGCGCTGGACTGGCTCGAGCCGTTCGTCGCCTTCGAAGGACTCGAGCATGCGCCACTCGACATCGCCCGAGATCGACTGGGCGACACCGTCTCCTCTCAGATACTCGGCCTCAGCGGCACCGACCTGTTCGTCGACATCTGGGCCCGCTACATCGGCACCCTGACTGGATCCTCGACGTCCGCCCCGACCCTGCTGCACGGCGATCCGCACATCGGCAACACCTATGTGCTGCCCGATGACGAGGTGGGGTTCCTGGACTGGCAGATGGCTCGACGCGGTAACTGGTCCCTGGATCTCGGCTACTTCCTGCAGGGGGCGCTGACGATCGAGGACCGCAGGCGGGCCGAACGCGACCTGCTCGATGAGTACCGCGCATCGCTCACTCTGCCCGCCGCCGAACTCCCGTCGGCCGAGGAAGTGTGGCTGCGGTACCGCGCGTCGGTCGCACACGGGCTGGCCATCTGGATGGCGACGCTCTCCGGCGGCGACGGGTGGCAAGGCGCCGACATCTGTCTGGCGCTGGCGCAACGGTATTCGGCCGCGTTCATCGACCTCGACACCTGCGCCGCGCTGGCGGCTCTGGACTAG
- a CDS encoding oxidoreductase, SDR family gives MTGRVEGKVAFITGAARGQGRAHAVRLAQEGADIIAVDICKQIDSVQIPLSTPEDLAETADLVKGLNRRIYTAEVDTRDFEALKAAVDTGVEQLGRLDIIVANAGIGNGGATLDKTSEEDWTDMIDVNLAGVWKTVKAGVPHILAGGRGGSIILTSSVGGLKAYPHTGHYVAAKHGVVGLMRTFAVELGAQNIRVNSVHPTNVNTPLFMNEGTMKLFRPDLENPGPDDMKVVGQMMHTLPIGWVEPEDIANAVLFLASDESRYITGVTLPVDGGSCLK, from the coding sequence ATGACCGGACGCGTTGAAGGCAAGGTCGCTTTCATCACCGGCGCCGCCCGCGGCCAGGGCCGCGCCCATGCCGTACGGCTGGCGCAGGAAGGCGCCGATATCATCGCCGTCGACATCTGCAAGCAGATCGACAGCGTGCAGATTCCACTGTCGACGCCCGAAGACCTTGCCGAGACCGCCGATCTGGTGAAGGGCCTCAACCGACGCATCTACACCGCCGAGGTCGACACCCGCGACTTCGAAGCACTCAAGGCCGCCGTCGACACAGGTGTCGAGCAACTCGGCCGGCTGGACATCATCGTTGCCAATGCCGGCATCGGCAACGGCGGTGCCACGCTGGACAAGACCAGCGAAGAAGACTGGACCGACATGATCGACGTCAACCTCGCCGGCGTCTGGAAGACCGTCAAGGCGGGCGTGCCGCACATCCTGGCCGGTGGACGCGGCGGTTCGATCATCCTCACCAGCTCGGTCGGCGGCCTGAAGGCCTACCCGCACACCGGCCACTACGTTGCCGCGAAACACGGTGTGGTGGGCCTGATGCGAACCTTCGCCGTCGAGCTCGGCGCCCAGAACATCCGCGTCAACTCCGTGCACCCGACCAACGTGAACACCCCGTTGTTCATGAACGAGGGCACCATGAAACTGTTCCGTCCCGACCTGGAGAATCCGGGTCCCGACGATATGAAGGTCGTCGGCCAGATGATGCACACGCTGCCGATCGGCTGGGTCGAGCCCGAGGACATCGCCAACGCCGTGCTGTTCCTGGCCTCCGACGAGAGCCGCTACATCACCGGGGTGACGCTGCCGGTCGACGGCGGCAGCTGCCTCAAGTAG
- the qorA_2 gene encoding alcohol dehydrogenase, zinc-binding — MRAIVCREYCQPEDLVLDELPDPTPKPGEVVIRVRAAAVNYPDVLLIGGNYQVKVPPPFSPGSEMAGEVIAVGDGVDCRVGSRVTATTFVGAFAEQAVVDARAVSPIPDGVDYDVAAAFGVTYRTAFYTLRTVAPVQPGDWVVVLGAAGGVGLAAVDVARLLGGRVLAAASGREKLDLCRERGAEACVDYDRENLRDRIKEITGKAGAQIVVDPVGGPYSLPALRGLGRGGTFVTLGYAAGEIPSVPLNLVLLKGITVRGMEIRTFASDYPEEVVRDDEELHALYAEGKLRPYIGARFALDDAAAALRHVAERKALGKVVIDI; from the coding sequence ATGAGGGCGATCGTGTGCCGGGAGTACTGCCAACCCGAAGATCTGGTGCTCGACGAACTTCCCGATCCGACACCGAAACCCGGTGAGGTTGTGATCAGGGTGCGCGCGGCCGCGGTCAACTATCCCGACGTGTTGTTGATCGGCGGCAACTATCAGGTCAAGGTGCCGCCACCGTTCAGCCCCGGCAGCGAGATGGCCGGAGAGGTGATCGCCGTCGGTGACGGCGTCGACTGCCGCGTCGGTTCCCGAGTGACGGCGACGACATTCGTCGGCGCCTTCGCCGAGCAGGCGGTGGTGGACGCACGCGCGGTGTCGCCGATACCGGACGGCGTCGACTACGACGTAGCCGCAGCGTTTGGTGTCACGTATCGGACCGCGTTCTACACCTTGCGTACCGTCGCGCCGGTACAACCGGGTGACTGGGTCGTCGTGCTCGGTGCGGCCGGGGGCGTCGGACTCGCCGCGGTCGATGTCGCGCGACTGCTCGGCGGCAGGGTGCTGGCGGCGGCTTCGGGTCGAGAGAAGCTCGATCTGTGCCGCGAGCGCGGCGCCGAAGCATGTGTGGACTACGACCGCGAAAACCTGCGCGATCGGATCAAGGAGATCACCGGCAAGGCCGGCGCACAGATCGTCGTCGACCCCGTCGGCGGACCGTACTCCCTGCCCGCGCTGCGCGGCCTCGGGCGGGGCGGAACCTTCGTCACACTCGGCTATGCGGCCGGCGAGATTCCATCTGTTCCCCTCAATCTGGTTCTGCTGAAGGGTATTACAGTCCGTGGCATGGAGATCCGCACCTTTGCGTCAGACTACCCGGAAGAGGTGGTACGCGACGACGAGGAACTACACGCCCTGTACGCCGAAGGCAAGCTCCGTCCCTACATCGGCGCCCGGTTTGCACTCGACGACGCCGCGGCCGCCTTGCGTCACGTCGCCGAGCGCAAGGCGTTGGGCAAGGTCGTCATCGACATCTAG
- the wax-dgaT_2 gene encoding acyltransferase, WS/DGAT/MGAT: protein MKRLNGMDAMLLYSETPNLHTHTLKVAIINAADFDGEFTFDLFRRTIARRLHLLDPLRYRLVDIPWKLHHPMWLEDCPVDLDYHLRRVHVPSPGGRRELDEVIGRIASTPLDRSRPLWEFHFAEGMADNRFALIGKVHHTLADGIASANLLARLMDLADGTQNEREEYAVCDAPGRSDLVKVAVRDHATNVAALPTLARDAVRGFTKLRRRAKERTDQPDLAKMFRTPPTFLNHVVSPGRTFATASLSLAEVKETAKQLKVTFNDIVLATAAGGLRELLLRYDGRADRPLMASVPVSTDLSPDRVTGNEIGGLSVSLPVHIDDPHERVRLTSVATARAKENYELLGPKLQGQLMEYLPPPLTPTLLRWQSQRAKHNPLMNVAVSSVPGPRRRGHIGGAPVSEIYSIGVLSAGSAFNMTVWSYVDQVDISILSDDVTFDDIHEATDAMVHGLDEIRSAAGLPALSLVGTAMAPAPAAR from the coding sequence GTGAAGCGACTCAACGGCATGGACGCCATGCTGCTCTACAGCGAGACGCCCAACCTCCACACGCACACGTTGAAGGTCGCCATCATCAACGCCGCCGATTTCGACGGTGAATTCACCTTCGACCTGTTCCGTCGGACCATCGCCCGGCGGCTGCACCTGCTCGACCCGCTGCGCTACCGGCTCGTCGACATCCCGTGGAAGCTGCATCACCCGATGTGGCTGGAGGACTGCCCGGTGGACCTCGACTACCACCTGCGCCGCGTCCACGTGCCGAGCCCGGGTGGTCGCCGCGAGCTCGACGAGGTCATCGGCCGGATCGCCAGCACGCCGCTCGACCGCAGCCGCCCGCTGTGGGAGTTCCACTTCGCAGAGGGGATGGCCGACAATCGCTTCGCGCTCATCGGGAAGGTGCACCACACCCTGGCCGACGGTATCGCGTCGGCGAATCTGCTTGCGCGGCTGATGGATCTCGCGGACGGCACGCAGAACGAGCGCGAGGAGTACGCCGTGTGCGACGCCCCGGGTCGATCCGATCTGGTGAAGGTCGCGGTGCGGGACCACGCCACGAACGTCGCCGCGCTGCCCACGCTCGCTCGCGACGCGGTGCGCGGGTTCACCAAGTTGCGGCGCCGTGCCAAGGAGCGCACCGATCAACCGGACCTGGCGAAAATGTTCCGCACACCGCCGACGTTCCTCAACCACGTGGTCTCGCCGGGGCGCACGTTCGCCACGGCGTCGCTGTCGCTGGCCGAGGTCAAGGAGACGGCCAAACAACTGAAGGTGACGTTCAACGACATCGTGCTGGCCACCGCTGCAGGTGGGCTGCGCGAACTGCTGTTGCGATACGACGGGCGCGCTGACCGGCCCCTGATGGCGTCGGTCCCGGTGAGCACCGATCTGTCCCCGGACCGGGTCACCGGCAACGAGATCGGTGGCCTGTCGGTATCGCTGCCCGTTCATATCGACGATCCGCACGAACGAGTCCGGCTGACGTCCGTGGCGACGGCGCGAGCCAAGGAGAACTACGAACTGCTCGGCCCCAAGTTGCAGGGACAGTTGATGGAGTACCTCCCTCCCCCGCTGACACCGACGCTCCTCCGCTGGCAGAGCCAACGAGCCAAGCACAACCCCCTGATGAATGTCGCGGTGTCGAGCGTGCCCGGACCACGCCGCCGCGGTCACATCGGCGGCGCCCCCGTGAGCGAGATCTACTCGATCGGCGTGCTGTCGGCCGGCAGCGCGTTCAACATGACGGTGTGGAGTTACGTCGACCAGGTGGACATCTCGATCCTGTCCGACGACGTGACCTTCGACGACATCCACGAAGCCACCGACGCCATGGTGCACGGCCTCGACGAGATTCGCTCCGCGGCAGGGCTTCCCGCGTTGTCCTTGGTGGGCACGGCGATGGCACCGGCCCCCGCGGCCCGTTAG